The Belonocnema kinseyi isolate 2016_QV_RU_SX_M_011 chromosome 10, B_treatae_v1, whole genome shotgun sequence genome has a window encoding:
- the LOC117181091 gene encoding keratin, type I cytoskeletal 9-like produces the protein MTGGQFTGGKTTGGDTTVGGSTGGKTTGGGTSGGQYTGGKATGGGMSGGQFTGGKATGGGTTGGEFTGGKTSGGGTTVVHLTGGKTTVGGTIGGLSTGGKTTGGDTTGGQFTGGKTPGGGTTGGEFTGGKTSGGGTTAVHLTGGKTTVGGTNGGLSTGGKKTGGGTSGGQFTGGKTSGGGTTVLQLTGGKTTVGGTNGGLSTGGKTSGGGTNGGKTIGGGTTGG, from the coding sequence ATGACTGGTGGGCAGTTTACTGGTGGAAAAACAACTGGTGGAGACACGACTGTTGGAGGGTCGACTGGTGGAAAGACAACTGGCGGAGGGACGTCTGGTGGGCAGTATACTGGTGGAAAAGCAACTGGCGGAGGCATGTCTGGTGGGCAGTTTACTGGTGGAAAGGCAACTGGCGGAGGCACGACTGGTGGAGAGTTTACTGGTGGAAAAACATCTGGTGGCGGTACGACTGTTGTACATTTGACTGGTGGAAAAACAACTGTCGGAGGTACGATTGGTGGATTGTCGACTGGTGGAAAGACAACTGGGGGAGACACGACTGGTGGACAGTTTACTGGTGGAAAAACACCTGGTGGCGGTACGACTGGTGGAGAGTTTACTGGTGGAAAAACATCTGGTGGTGGTACGACTGCTGTACATTTGACTGGTGGAAAAACAACTGTCGGAGGCACGAATGGTGGATTGTCGACTGGTGGAAAGAAAACTGGCGGAGGCACGTCTGGTGGACAGTTTACTGGTGGAAAAACATCTGGTGGCGGTACGACTGTTTTACAGTTGACTGGTGGAAAAACAACTGTCGGAGGCACGAATGGTGGATTGTCGACTGGTGGAAAGACATCTGGCGGAGGCACGAATGGTGGAAAGACAATTGGCGGAGGCACGACTGGTGGATAG